A DNA window from Solanum lycopersicum chromosome 3, SLM_r2.1 contains the following coding sequences:
- the LOC138347421 gene encoding uncharacterized protein, with the protein MDICKLIVYVQKAEEERIRDREEYRSKKSKIGNDLGSRKVNSQNFRAGPAQSQGSVAQGDRAAPRGAPSGIDGGVKRLYAITSRQKQENSPDVVTGMIKVFTFDVYALLDLGASFSFVIPYVANRLEIYPEKLCEPFYVSRRVCSSRKSLS; encoded by the exons ATGGACATATGCAAGTTGATCGTTTATGTGCAGAAGGCCGAAGAGGAGAGAATAAGGGACAGAGAAGAGTATAGGAGCAAGAAATCCAAGATTGGGAATGATCTAGGCAGTAGAAAGGTG AATTCACAGAACTTCAGAGCTGGACCAGCACAATCTCAAGGAAGTGTGGCACAAGGAG ACAGGGCTGCACCTAGAGGAGCTCCTTCTGGTATCGACGGAGGGGTAAAACGcctctatgcaatcactagccGGCAAAAGCAAGAAAACTCTCCAGATGTTGTCActggtatgatcaaagtctttacttttgatgtttatgctttgttagaCCTAGGAGCaagtttttcttttgtaattccttatgttgcaaatagGTTAGAGATTTATCCTGAGAAACTTTGTGAACCTTTCTATGTTTCTAGGAGAGTTTGTTCTAGCAGAAAGAGTTTATCGTGA